The following are from one region of the Nerophis ophidion isolate RoL-2023_Sa linkage group LG20, RoL_Noph_v1.0, whole genome shotgun sequence genome:
- the si:dkey-93h22.7 gene encoding Fc receptor-like protein 5 → MKFTALSSKYCSRMFLFLLVCMLGSCFCGKESGPSFLGRPELFGPSMAVVNEVVDITCLLSVYPKNEAILMELFKEGNHKKLLGFYSSLDGGNASFPIMIKTSHEGNLECVATAQNNSLLQPAVSYTHYLQVIEPVAGAEVIIESGQEEFFEGGTLKLRCTVKAGNHLSYKWLVNGQLVSSSPLRYVVDDQLLIYRASSADSGSYMCVAANQYSATRDFASNSSEVVITVKDVVSNPDISIRVLKEDPHNYVAVVTCQSSRGTPPVTFSLYNRTELAFEMTADKREATFKVPLVLERHLGWLQCQANNGDKVAYSTWLPLEVVRVGGPVTMKYDYDIGDNYAVTGLRFYCKARKGSHPQYKWFVNQTVLEGRGSFYYTVHQPPELSILLLSVGSSSAGVYRCEVSDIFDNSTAISSNRQYLDKDVLNRLPLIVVAVVFGCFAFLLVLVAACCWTGVLFRKRQIKEKSIVGQKMETFQACEDELEVSDYHKDMEMTTKHIAAY, encoded by the exons ATGAAGTTTACTGCATTGTCTTCCAAATATTGTTCAAGAATGTTTCTATTCCTCCTGGTCTGCATGCTGG GGTCATGCTTCTGTGGCAAGGAGAGTG GTCCGTCATTCCTGGGGCGTCCTGAGTTGTTTGGCCCTTCCATGGCCGTAGTCAATGAGGTCGTTGACATTACGTGTCTTCTGTCCGTCTACCCGAAGAATGAAGCCATCCTAATGGAGTTGTTCAA GGAGGGGAACCATAAGAAGTTGCTGGGGTTCTACAGTTCCCTCGACGGGGGAAACGCGTCCTTCCCCATCATGATCAAAACTTCCCACGAGGGCAACCTGGAGTGTGTGGCCACGGCACAGAACAATTCTCTCTTGCAGCCTGCTGTCAGCTATACGCACTACCTCCAGGTTATTG AACCGGTTGCAGGTGCAGAGGTCATTATAGAATCAGGTCAAGAGGAGTTCTTTGAGGGAGGGACCCTGAAGCTGAGATGTACTGTAAAGGCTGGGAATCATCTCTCCTACAAGTGGCTCGTAAATGGTCAGCTGGTCTCATCGTCTccccttcgctatgtggtagatgATCAACTCCTTATCTACAG AGCCTCCAGTGCAGACAGCGGTTCCTACATGTGTGTCGCTGCCAACCAATACAGCGCAACAAGAGACTTTGCATCCAACAGCTCCGAAGTGGTAATCACAGTCAAAG ACGTGGTGTCAAATCCTGACATTTCCATCAGGGTGCTGAAGGAGGACCCTCACAACTATGTGGCCGTGGTCACATGCCAGTCGAGCAGAGGGACGCCGCCTGTCACCTTCTCCCTCTACAACAGGACGGAACTGGCTTTCGAAATGACAGCCGACAAGAGAGAAGCCACGTTTAAGGTCCCCCTGGTTTTAGAGCGACACTTAGGGTGGCTCCAGTGCCAGGCTAACAACGGTGATAAGGTTGCATACAGTACCTGGTTGCCCTTAGAAGTCG TGAGAGTTGGCGGCCCAGTGACGATGAAGTACGACTACGACATCGGAGACAACTACGCTGTGACGGGCCTGAGGTTCTATTGCAAGGCGAGGAAAGGATCTCACCCGCAGTACAAGTGGTTCGTCAACCAAACCGTCCTGGAAGGCCGAGGAAGCTTCTACTACACGGTCCATCAGCCGCCAGAACTGTCCATCCTCCTGCTGTCCGTAGGGAGCAGCAGTGCCGGGGTGTACCGATGCGAAGTGTCTGACATTTTCGACAACAGCACTGCCATCAGCAGCAACAGGCAGTATTTAGACAAAGACG TGCTGAATCGTCTCCCGCTCATTGTGGTGGCCGTTGTCTTTGGATGCTTCGCTTTCTTGCTCGTCCTTGTCGCCGCTTGTTGTTGGACCGGAGTGTTGTTCC GAAAAAGGCAGATTAAGGAGAAGTCCAT TGTGGGCCAGAAGATGGAGACGTTCCAAGCGTGTGAGGACGAGCTG GAAGTGTCCGACTATCACAAGGATATGGAGATGACAACAAAACATATTGCCGCCTATTGA